From Virgibacillus natechei, the proteins below share one genomic window:
- a CDS encoding S66 family peptidase, which yields MSIKPKKLQPGDKVATVSPSWGGAGEPEIKWRYEQGVKRLEEVFGLEVVPMPNSLNGAAYLYEHPKARADDLMTAFKDEEIKGIFSNIGGDDSIRLLPYIDFDVIRSNPKIFMGYSDVTISHLFCLKAGVSSFYGPAILSDFAENVEMDSYTVEMVKRTLFSSNAIGEIQPAKEWTSEYLEWDEANKYKRRTMQQNTGYEVIQGSTSVVQGRLIGGCIDVLEFAKGTELWPEKNDWNDSILFFETSEEEAEPAFMKYWLRNYAAQGILHKAKAVIFGKPHDEKYYEAYKEEILSVMKEYNLEDLPILYNLNFGHTEPKFILPYGAMAEVDCAKGTFSILESGVE from the coding sequence ATGTCAATAAAGCCAAAGAAATTGCAACCGGGAGATAAAGTAGCGACTGTAAGCCCTTCTTGGGGAGGAGCTGGTGAGCCAGAAATTAAATGGCGATATGAACAAGGCGTAAAGAGATTGGAAGAAGTCTTTGGCCTTGAGGTCGTCCCGATGCCGAACAGTTTGAACGGTGCTGCCTATCTTTATGAGCATCCAAAAGCCCGTGCGGACGATCTGATGACGGCATTTAAGGATGAGGAAATTAAAGGAATCTTCTCAAATATTGGAGGGGATGACAGTATCCGATTACTTCCTTATATTGATTTTGATGTCATTCGCAGCAATCCAAAAATTTTCATGGGATATTCCGATGTGACTATTTCTCATTTGTTTTGCCTTAAAGCAGGAGTGTCTTCCTTTTATGGGCCAGCGATTTTAAGTGATTTTGCTGAAAATGTGGAAATGGATTCCTATACGGTAGAAATGGTGAAGCGGACGCTATTCTCCAGTAATGCGATTGGTGAAATTCAGCCAGCTAAGGAATGGACGAGTGAGTATTTGGAATGGGATGAAGCGAATAAATACAAGCGGCGAACGATGCAGCAAAATACTGGATATGAAGTGATTCAAGGCTCAACAAGTGTCGTACAAGGACGTCTGATTGGTGGTTGTATCGATGTGCTGGAGTTTGCGAAAGGTACAGAACTTTGGCCTGAAAAAAACGATTGGAATGACAGCATTCTTTTCTTTGAAACATCGGAGGAAGAGGCGGAACCTGCATTTATGAAATATTGGCTGCGGAATTACGCCGCGCAGGGCATTTTGCACAAAGCAAAGGCAGTCATTTTTGGTAAGCCGCATGATGAGAAATATTACGAGGCATACAAAGAAGAAATTTTAAGCGTTATGAAGGAATACAACTTAGAAGATTTGCCGATTCTTTATAACTTGAATTTCGGGCATACGGAACCGAAGTTTATTTTGCCATATGGTGCAATGGCGGAGGTTGATTGTGCGAAGGGAACTTTCTCGATATTGGAAAGTGGTGTGGAATAG
- a CDS encoding GNAT family N-acetyltransferase: MKQITFDDIYILGNIVAENDLYRHYHYPEMLIRYDSNFIDFKKQPSLTELKKAEKYLREFHLRQGQKHVKFCFPENMQLERELVDYLNDSGYENGFLELYGIQPDQFPEVEDQPDIDIQIVTDKNFETYLDLQYKQDLGFGSEFARAKMDLAKRQFKEESRIMRVLAFYKGNPAGYVDVITTDKTAEIDNLTVVEAFQKKGIGSRLQKFVMDTYPDKTVILVADGEDTAREMYMKQNYHYLGFQNEVQKI; this comes from the coding sequence ATGAAACAGATAACATTCGATGATATTTACATACTAGGAAATATAGTAGCTGAAAATGATCTGTACAGACACTATCATTATCCGGAAATGCTAATCAGGTACGATAGTAATTTTATAGATTTTAAAAAGCAGCCTTCATTAACGGAATTGAAAAAGGCAGAAAAATATTTAAGGGAATTTCATTTGCGACAAGGTCAAAAACATGTGAAGTTTTGTTTCCCTGAGAACATGCAACTTGAAAGGGAGTTAGTGGATTACTTGAATGATTCAGGATATGAAAATGGTTTCTTGGAATTATACGGAATTCAACCTGACCAATTTCCAGAAGTGGAGGATCAGCCGGATATCGATATTCAGATTGTGACAGACAAGAACTTCGAAACCTATCTTGACCTTCAATACAAGCAAGATTTAGGATTTGGAAGTGAATTTGCAAGAGCAAAAATGGATCTGGCCAAACGTCAATTCAAAGAAGAATCTCGCATTATGAGGGTTCTTGCATTTTATAAAGGAAACCCTGCAGGATATGTAGATGTCATTACAACGGACAAAACCGCGGAAATTGATAACTTAACTGTTGTCGAGGCATTTCAAAAAAAGGGCATCGGCAGTAGGTTGCAAAAATTTGTGATGGACACTTATCCTGATAAAACGGTGATCCTAGTTGCAGATGGGGAAGATACCGCCAGAGAAATGTACATGAAGCAAAACTATCATTATCTTGGGTTTCAGAATGAGGTACAAAAGATTTAG
- a CDS encoding Zn-dependent hydrolase has translation MKANSDRIEKHIHDLSKYTATPNQGVTRLTYSKEDLQARNFIKEKMKEYGLDVREDGLGNIFGKLEGSKTDAPSVLVGSHFDSVPHGGAYDGTGGVVAGLEVAALFKENNLTPTYPLEIIAMIEEEGSRFGGGLMGSRGVTGTTDAAELNQTKDKDGVSVAEAMRDIGLDPTLPKQRDPQTIKAFLEMHIEQGPILEEKDISIGVVESIVGLTQLEVTIEGQAGHAGTTPMDRRLDALVTAADIISKLPAIAKDEGEGTVITVGRHEVFPNGANVIPEKVVFSVDIRSGKEEHMRSAIQKTKDVVASFEGQGIHTSVEQPLYMQPKALNQDIHSLLKTACNQLDISYLNMNSGAGHDAMVFSDVTDIGLIFVPSKDGISHSPEEWTDARDLANGVDVLYNAAKELTEAT, from the coding sequence GTGAAAGCAAATAGTGACCGCATTGAAAAACATATACATGACTTGAGTAAATATACAGCCACACCCAATCAAGGTGTTACCAGGCTGACCTACAGCAAGGAAGACTTACAAGCCCGAAATTTTATAAAAGAAAAAATGAAAGAATACGGCCTTGATGTTCGGGAAGATGGGCTTGGCAATATTTTTGGAAAATTGGAAGGGTCCAAGACAGATGCTCCAAGTGTCCTTGTCGGTTCCCATTTTGATAGTGTGCCGCATGGCGGGGCTTACGATGGAACAGGCGGTGTTGTAGCAGGACTTGAGGTGGCAGCACTTTTTAAGGAAAATAACCTTACACCCACATATCCATTAGAAATTATAGCTATGATTGAAGAAGAGGGATCACGCTTTGGCGGTGGATTGATGGGCTCCAGGGGGGTTACAGGTACTACTGATGCAGCAGAACTAAATCAGACGAAGGACAAAGATGGCGTCTCGGTAGCCGAAGCAATGCGGGATATCGGATTAGATCCAACGCTTCCGAAACAAAGAGATCCACAGACGATAAAAGCTTTTCTGGAAATGCATATTGAACAAGGACCAATTCTTGAAGAAAAAGACATCTCAATCGGTGTTGTCGAATCCATTGTTGGACTGACCCAATTAGAAGTGACAATAGAAGGTCAGGCTGGTCATGCAGGTACGACACCAATGGACCGCCGTTTGGATGCTTTGGTCACCGCAGCAGATATTATCTCCAAGCTGCCTGCAATTGCAAAAGATGAAGGAGAAGGAACTGTTATTACAGTAGGAAGACATGAAGTATTCCCGAATGGAGCCAATGTCATTCCAGAAAAAGTTGTTTTTTCCGTGGATATACGTTCTGGAAAGGAAGAACATATGCGAAGCGCTATCCAGAAAACAAAAGATGTCGTCGCTTCCTTCGAAGGGCAAGGCATTCATACATCGGTTGAACAGCCGCTATATATGCAACCCAAAGCATTGAATCAAGATATCCATTCGCTTCTGAAAACAGCTTGCAATCAATTGGATATTTCATACCTAAACATGAATAGTGGAGCTGGGCACGATGCGATGGTCTTTTCTGATGTAACAGACATCGGTTTGATCTTTGTCCCAAGTAAGGACGGGATCAGCCATTCTCCGGAAGAATGGACAGATGCAAGGGACCTTGCTAATGGTGTGGATGTATTATATAACGCTGCCAAGGAATTGACGGAAGCAACATAA
- a CDS encoding CynX/NimT family MFS transporter — protein sequence MGIYKFEDMRRYNQILLVAGIIIISFNLRPAITAVGPLVGMIQDDLGLASWSIGILTSLPLIGFAVMSPVAPWLGNKYTNEIVLIGGMITLAVGIVLRLVPMAVFLFGGTLLIGLGIAVANVLLPGVLKERFPNRVPLMTGVYSTAMGLVAALASGVSVPLANMDGLGWELSLAVWLIPALMGVAIWGYFFKQRRSANEVKVQYIAANDTRMWRSRLAWQVAVFLGLQAFLYYVVIAWLPEIVQGSGISTNAAGWMLSYSQFVGLPFGFLLPVIAGKLKSQSTLTVGICLLALLGSIGLLFSEIYVIMIASVTLLGIATGSLFPLALAFLGMRAAGPRQAAELSGMAQALGYFLAAIGPILMGYLRDVANGWQLPLIILIIVIIAMTITGYGAGRNRTISDEFEDMSR from the coding sequence ATGGGTATTTATAAATTTGAGGATATGAGACGGTATAATCAAATCCTTCTTGTTGCTGGTATTATTATCATTTCCTTTAATCTCCGTCCGGCTATTACTGCGGTTGGTCCGCTTGTTGGTATGATCCAAGATGATCTCGGACTGGCCAGCTGGAGCATTGGTATTTTGACAAGTCTTCCCTTAATCGGGTTTGCTGTGATGTCTCCTGTTGCGCCGTGGCTGGGAAATAAGTACACGAATGAAATCGTGTTAATTGGCGGTATGATCACACTTGCGGTAGGTATAGTCCTGCGTTTAGTTCCAATGGCTGTTTTCCTTTTTGGTGGGACACTATTGATTGGCCTCGGAATCGCTGTTGCCAATGTGCTTTTGCCCGGTGTACTTAAAGAACGCTTCCCGAACCGGGTTCCGCTCATGACAGGTGTTTATTCAACCGCCATGGGACTGGTTGCTGCGCTTGCATCGGGTGTCAGTGTGCCGTTAGCGAACATGGATGGTTTAGGTTGGGAGCTGTCACTGGCTGTTTGGTTAATACCAGCACTCATGGGTGTTGCTATATGGGGTTACTTTTTTAAACAGCGCAGGTCTGCTAATGAGGTAAAGGTGCAATACATAGCAGCCAACGATACCCGGATGTGGCGATCGCGACTTGCATGGCAGGTTGCCGTATTCCTTGGGTTGCAGGCATTTTTATATTATGTTGTGATCGCATGGCTCCCGGAAATTGTACAAGGAAGTGGTATCTCAACAAACGCTGCAGGCTGGATGCTGTCCTATTCTCAGTTTGTTGGGCTTCCATTTGGATTTCTGCTTCCTGTGATCGCCGGAAAGCTGAAGTCACAAAGCACATTAACGGTAGGGATTTGTCTGCTCGCACTTCTTGGTAGTATCGGACTCTTATTTAGTGAAATTTATGTCATCATGATAGCAAGTGTCACACTGCTTGGCATAGCCACGGGCAGTTTATTTCCATTGGCGCTCGCCTTTTTGGGGATGCGCGCCGCAGGTCCTCGGCAGGCCGCAGAGTTATCCGGGATGGCACAGGCATTAGGGTACTTTCTTGCCGCCATCGGGCCGATTCTAATGGGGTATCTGCGTGATGTCGCGAATGGATGGCAGCTCCCATTGATCATATTGATAATTGTCATCATTGCCATGACAATCACAGGGTACGGAGCCGGCAGAAACCGGACCATTTCAGATGAATTTGAGGATATGTCAAGGTAG
- a CDS encoding ketoacyl-ACP synthase III, which produces MTGARITAIGTYVPEKKLTNAELEQMVQTNNKWIVQRTGIHERRISRPDEFTSDLCVFAVKDLMQRYNKKVDDVDMILVATSTPDFPFPSVASIVQNQLNISQTGAVDLSAACAGFVYGLHTAHTYIASGLHKKILVIGADTLSKITDYTDRSTSILFGDGAGAVLVERDEQSKDFIGFDLGSDGRGAQHVYRSGLSQKVNGIELVDTQYLVQNGREVFRWVVRNIPESIRRILENTQTSLENVDWFIPHSANLRLIEPICEKLEYPMDKTLYSLVNFGNTSAATIPLALDLGIREGKVKNGERVLMHGFGAGLVYAGQLLELNLDEQINAPTPL; this is translated from the coding sequence ATGACAGGGGCAAGAATAACAGCCATTGGCACATATGTACCAGAGAAGAAATTGACAAATGCTGAACTCGAGCAAATGGTTCAAACAAATAATAAGTGGATTGTTCAACGAACTGGAATCCATGAAAGAAGAATTAGCCGTCCTGATGAATTTACAAGTGATTTATGTGTTTTTGCTGTAAAAGATTTAATGCAAAGATATAATAAAAAAGTCGATGATGTAGATATGATTCTTGTAGCGACAAGCACACCAGATTTCCCATTTCCATCTGTCGCAAGTATCGTTCAAAACCAATTGAATATATCCCAAACAGGAGCTGTTGACTTAAGTGCAGCCTGTGCAGGGTTTGTTTACGGATTACACACAGCACATACTTATATTGCATCTGGACTCCACAAAAAGATACTTGTTATTGGTGCGGATACACTATCAAAAATAACGGACTATACCGATAGAAGTACAAGTATTCTATTTGGTGATGGTGCTGGTGCAGTATTAGTTGAAAGAGACGAGCAATCAAAAGATTTCATCGGATTCGATTTAGGGAGTGATGGACGAGGAGCGCAGCATGTATACCGCTCCGGGCTATCGCAAAAAGTCAATGGAATTGAGTTGGTCGATACGCAATATCTTGTTCAAAATGGTAGAGAGGTTTTTCGATGGGTTGTAAGGAATATTCCTGAAAGTATAAGACGAATTCTAGAAAACACTCAAACAAGTTTAGAAAATGTTGATTGGTTTATCCCTCATAGTGCTAATTTACGGTTAATAGAACCGATTTGCGAAAAATTAGAGTACCCGATGGATAAAACACTTTATAGCCTTGTCAACTTTGGAAATACTTCAGCTGCAACTATCCCATTAGCCCTTGATCTTGGAATCCGTGAGGGAAAAGTTAAAAATGGAGAGAGGGTTCTTATGCATGGTTTCGGTGCTGGTTTGGTTTATGCAGGACAACTTTTAGAATTAAATTTGGACGAACAAATTAATGCTCCTACACCATTGTAA
- a CDS encoding DUF4269 domain-containing protein codes for MNNKCLKDYMLSDEEGAKLIHLFEGLQMGNEKQQKAYLAIKELNICNDLSTYNPVLCGTLPIGIDVLGSDLDIVMEVQDLDYFEERVLGLKGLIVALFVINNKLIQGLPSSIIIISLLAYLVGCALEYYFKIHGVRNKLHNLPQAGA; via the coding sequence TTGAACAATAAATGCCTTAAAGATTATATGCTTTCAGATGAGGAAGGTGCTAAGTTGATTCATTTATTTGAGGGATTGCAAATGGGTAATGAAAAGCAGCAAAAAGCTTATTTAGCTATCAAGGAGCTGAATATTTGTAATGATTTAAGTACATACAATCCAGTTCTGTGCGGAACTCTGCCCATCGGTATAGATGTATTAGGATCAGACCTAGATATTGTTATGGAAGTACAAGATTTAGATTATTTTGAAGAACGGGTCCTTGGTTTGAAAGGGTTAATCGTTGCATTATTTGTTATAAACAATAAGTTAATTCAAGGTTTACCAAGTTCTATAATAATAATTTCATTGCTGGCATATCTTGTTGGGTGTGCACTAGAATATTATTTTAAGATCCACGGAGTGAGAAACAAACTTCATAATCTTCCGCAAGCGGGCGCTTAA
- a CDS encoding NUDIX hydrolase: protein MKRVDVVYAIIQNHLGEILMVENEGKSWSLPGGAVEAIETLEMALVREVYEETGLWIEAKGIAAINEAFFKESGNHAIFFTFNAAVKEGNAHILNPEEITNIQWLKGEKANELMPYHVNGVEKLIGQSIPYTYQN from the coding sequence ATGAAAAGGGTCGACGTAGTCTATGCAATAATACAAAATCATTTAGGTGAAATTCTTATGGTTGAGAATGAGGGGAAAAGTTGGAGCTTACCTGGTGGAGCAGTTGAAGCAATTGAGACACTTGAAATGGCATTAGTTCGTGAAGTTTATGAAGAGACAGGCTTGTGGATAGAAGCAAAAGGTATAGCGGCTATTAATGAGGCATTTTTTAAGGAGTCTGGCAATCATGCAATATTTTTTACATTTAATGCAGCTGTGAAAGAAGGGAATGCTCATATATTAAATCCAGAAGAAATAACCAATATTCAATGGTTAAAGGGTGAAAAAGCGAATGAATTAATGCCATACCATGTAAATGGTGTAGAGAAACTTATCGGACAGTCCATCCCTTATACATATCAAAATTAA
- a CDS encoding SgcJ/EcaC family oxidoreductase produces the protein MNTSFQDEIKSLYQKLIDAWNKRDAKGMAEQFAEQGIQIGFDGSKVIGREEILSHLKPIFENHPTPPFVTKVKDIRALGTDAAMLQAIAGMIPPGKTDIDPSVNAHQTLVAVKKDNDWQIELFQNTPAQFHGRPELVEQMTDELRRLIK, from the coding sequence ATGAACACCTCATTTCAAGATGAAATTAAAAGTCTTTATCAAAAACTAATAGATGCATGGAACAAACGTGATGCAAAGGGAATGGCTGAACAATTTGCAGAACAAGGAATCCAAATTGGGTTTGATGGAAGTAAGGTGATAGGACGAGAGGAAATCTTATCGCACCTCAAACCTATCTTTGAAAACCATCCTACTCCTCCTTTTGTAACTAAAGTTAAAGATATACGAGCATTGGGAACTGATGCCGCAATGTTACAAGCTATTGCAGGGATGATTCCGCCTGGAAAAACAGATATTGACCCCTCGGTAAACGCCCATCAAACCCTGGTTGCAGTTAAAAAAGATAATGATTGGCAAATTGAGCTCTTTCAAAATACTCCCGCTCAATTTCATGGGAGACCTGAATTAGTCGAGCAAATGACAGACGAGTTAAGGCGATTAATTAAATAA
- a CDS encoding DUF2200 domain-containing protein, whose translation MTKHKIYTMSVAKVYPHYISKAEKKGRTKAEVDEITRWLTGYSQEELEGQLEKQTDFETFFAEAPQLNSTRALIKGVICGVRVEDIEEPTMQEIRYLDKLIDELAKGKAMEKILRK comes from the coding sequence ATGACAAAACATAAGATTTATACAATGAGTGTCGCAAAGGTCTATCCCCACTATATTTCGAAAGCAGAGAAAAAAGGGCGTACAAAAGCAGAAGTCGATGAAATCACCCGTTGGTTGACAGGATATAGCCAGGAAGAGTTAGAAGGACAACTGGAAAAACAGACAGACTTTGAGACCTTCTTTGCGGAAGCTCCCCAATTGAATTCCACGCGGGCTTTAATTAAAGGTGTAATCTGCGGCGTCCGAGTGGAAGATATCGAAGAACCAACGATGCAGGAAATTCGCTATTTGGATAAGCTAATCGATGAGTTAGCAAAGGGAAAAGCGATGGAGAAGATTTTGCGGAAATAA
- a CDS encoding class I SAM-dependent methyltransferase, translated as MKKNSESNHMGNFNKKVEYLDSMKRREEFSPENLLKLLPIKSNDTILDIGAGTGFLTIPAAKVTDGMVYALDIDPNILEIAYAKATNEELENVRTIQGEMQDLPLSANSIDIVLASLVLHEIKPLSETLQLINQMLNVKGYLACVELEEEETPNPNHPRISSTNMEQELNKAGFDVIKKRYPTDSMYVLIAQKQQ; from the coding sequence ATGAAAAAGAATAGCGAATCAAATCATATGGGCAATTTCAATAAAAAGGTAGAATATCTAGACAGCATGAAAAGAAGAGAGGAATTTTCCCCAGAAAATCTACTGAAACTACTTCCTATTAAGAGTAACGATACTATTTTAGATATAGGTGCAGGGACAGGTTTCTTAACGATACCGGCTGCGAAAGTAACCGATGGAATGGTGTATGCACTTGATATAGACCCCAATATATTGGAAATTGCATATGCTAAGGCAACTAATGAGGAACTTGAAAATGTTCGAACAATTCAAGGAGAAATGCAGGATTTACCATTATCAGCCAATTCTATTGATATTGTGTTAGCTTCGTTAGTCCTTCATGAAATAAAACCTTTATCGGAGACATTACAGTTAATCAACCAAATGCTTAATGTAAAGGGCTACCTTGCATGTGTTGAATTAGAAGAGGAGGAAACCCCAAATCCTAATCACCCAAGAATTTCCTCAACCAACATGGAACAAGAATTAAATAAAGCAGGATTTGATGTAATTAAGAAACGTTATCCAACAGATTCGATGTACGTTTTAATCGCCCAGAAGCAACAATAA
- a CDS encoding Rrf2 family transcriptional regulator, translated as MKYSKATNYALHTMVYLVTLPKGSTIGVQRLAEMQNLSPTYLSKILTKLAKGGLVESTPGAKGGYKVSKPKDEISFLDVIKTVEGDSNLFHCSMDQNEGCMIENVMTEAEQNMKDDLDHKFIIDIANKMEEMLLPIEKEEQIKKEN; from the coding sequence ATGAAATACTCAAAAGCCACTAACTACGCATTGCACACAATGGTGTATTTAGTTACCTTACCTAAAGGAAGTACAATAGGTGTTCAACGCTTGGCAGAAATGCAAAATCTTTCACCAACCTATCTGTCAAAGATATTAACGAAACTTGCCAAAGGTGGGTTAGTTGAGTCAACACCAGGGGCTAAAGGGGGATATAAAGTTTCTAAACCGAAAGATGAAATCTCATTTCTAGATGTAATAAAAACAGTAGAGGGGGATTCCAATTTATTTCATTGCTCCATGGATCAAAACGAAGGCTGCATGATTGAAAATGTGATGACAGAGGCTGAACAAAACATGAAAGACGACTTAGATCATAAATTTATCATCGATATTGCCAATAAGATGGAAGAAATGTTATTACCAATAGAAAAGGAAGAACAAATTAAAAAGGAGAATTAA
- a CDS encoding aminopeptidase → MASQKTKEKYAQLALETGVNLQKNQALMINAPIEGADFTKVVVRKAYELGAKDVHINWVDDELTLLKYENAPDEVIADYPDWKVQLHDSFAEDGAAILNIRSTNPDLLKDIDPTRVAKANKAAAQAMKNFRSYTMNDRIAWSIISIPTGDWAQKVFPDRSREDAVEGLWDAIVKIVRVDQDDPIQAWGDHNKTLEKARGILNEKNYKKLVFKAPGTELEMELPEGHLWKGGSAQTEGGVTFNPNMPTEEVFSMPHKYGVNGTVSSTKPLNYSGSLIDNFSLTFKDGKVVDYKAEQGEDTLKHLLDSDEGARRLGEVALVPHESPVSQSGLIFYNTLFDENASCHIALGKAYPTNMKDGAAMDDEQLDQHGVNDSLSHVDFMIGSEELDIDGVKEDGTTEAVFRNGTWALDVK, encoded by the coding sequence ATGGCAAGTCAAAAAACGAAAGAAAAGTATGCACAGTTGGCGTTAGAGACTGGTGTTAACTTACAAAAGAACCAAGCATTAATGATTAATGCCCCAATTGAAGGAGCTGACTTTACGAAAGTTGTCGTGAGGAAGGCTTATGAATTAGGTGCAAAAGACGTACATATTAATTGGGTTGACGATGAATTGACCCTCTTGAAATATGAAAATGCTCCAGACGAGGTGATCGCTGATTATCCAGACTGGAAAGTACAACTCCACGACAGTTTTGCTGAAGATGGAGCAGCTATATTGAATATTCGGTCCACGAATCCGGATTTATTAAAGGACATTGATCCAACACGTGTTGCTAAAGCAAATAAAGCTGCAGCGCAGGCAATGAAGAACTTTCGTAGTTATACCATGAATGACCGGATTGCTTGGTCAATCATTTCAATCCCAACGGGCGACTGGGCTCAAAAAGTTTTCCCAGATCGATCACGTGAAGATGCAGTAGAAGGATTATGGGACGCCATTGTGAAAATTGTTCGCGTTGATCAGGACGATCCAATTCAAGCATGGGGTGATCATAATAAAACGTTAGAAAAAGCACGTGGAATTCTAAATGAGAAGAACTACAAGAAATTGGTTTTCAAAGCACCTGGAACAGAACTGGAGATGGAGTTACCTGAAGGACATCTTTGGAAGGGTGGTTCTGCCCAAACCGAAGGCGGCGTAACTTTTAACCCAAACATGCCGACAGAAGAAGTGTTCTCCATGCCGCATAAATATGGGGTGAATGGGACCGTTTCAAGTACGAAACCATTGAACTATAGCGGTAGTCTAATCGACAACTTCAGCCTAACATTCAAAGACGGAAAGGTCGTTGACTACAAAGCAGAGCAAGGGGAAGACACACTGAAACACTTGCTCGATTCTGACGAAGGCGCGCGCAGACTAGGTGAAGTAGCACTTGTACCACATGAATCTCCTGTGTCTCAATCCGGATTAATCTTTTACAACACGCTGTTTGATGAAAATGCATCTTGCCATATCGCGCTTGGAAAAGCATATCCAACAAATATGAAAGACGGGGCGGCAATGGACGATGAGCAGCTCGATCAGCACGGCGTTAATGACAGCTTGTCACACGTTGACTTCATGATTGGGTCAGAGGAATTGGATATTGACGGTGTAAAAGAAGATGGAACAACGGAAGCAGTGTTCCGGAATGGGACCTGGGCTTTGGATGTGAAATAA
- a CDS encoding winged helix-turn-helix transcriptional regulator, translating into MEKLCPRFEKAMGLISTRWVGLILFDLLKGTKRFSEMEADLPISGRLLSDRLKMLEKEGIVKRNIYSEFPVRIEYSLSDKGNELEPVIKAIQFWADEHIPPEETDDTDEQRV; encoded by the coding sequence ATGGAGAAATTATGCCCGCGTTTTGAAAAAGCTATGGGACTTATTAGTACACGTTGGGTTGGACTAATCCTGTTTGATTTGTTAAAAGGTACAAAACGCTTTTCTGAAATGGAAGCTGATTTACCTATTAGCGGTAGACTACTCTCTGATCGACTGAAAATGCTCGAAAAAGAAGGTATCGTCAAACGAAATATATATTCCGAATTCCCTGTCCGTATCGAATACTCACTATCTGATAAGGGCAATGAGTTGGAGCCTGTTATTAAGGCTATCCAGTTCTGGGCGGATGAACATATACCCCCAGAAGAGACAGATGATACAGATGAACAACGTGTATAA
- the hutG gene encoding formimidoylglutamase, translating to MNELRHLKPAGKAIFHDRHTTKAKELLEDWEPGKERAFAVVGVPLSKPSISHSGASFAPDTIRAALQSYTTYAGESGMELTDGILDFGDIYMNPTDVIGNQDRIVEGLSDVFATDAAKNWMLLGGDHSISYASIKAFAEKQTVGVIQFDAHHDLRNTADGGPTNGTPFRRLLEDEIIDGEHLVQMGIRDFMNAAAYADYAMEHGVGVYTMGDVDAVGVTELLQREINRLAEKVDVIYLSIDMDVLDQAYAPGCPAIGPGGMDSKTLLDGVLFAAKQEKVRAMDVVEIDPTIDFRNMTSRVAAYVMLQFMKGKTEKGL from the coding sequence ATGAATGAATTACGCCACTTGAAACCTGCAGGGAAAGCTATTTTTCATGATCGTCATACAACAAAGGCCAAAGAATTGCTTGAAGACTGGGAGCCTGGCAAGGAAAGGGCGTTTGCTGTCGTCGGCGTTCCACTTTCCAAGCCTTCGATTAGCCATTCTGGTGCATCTTTTGCTCCAGATACGATTCGAGCAGCACTGCAAAGTTATACGACATACGCTGGTGAATCGGGAATGGAGCTGACGGATGGTATTCTTGATTTTGGCGATATTTATATGAATCCGACCGATGTTATTGGAAATCAGGACCGGATCGTGGAAGGGCTATCTGACGTATTCGCAACGGATGCAGCAAAAAACTGGATGCTATTAGGTGGCGATCATTCGATTAGTTACGCCTCGATCAAAGCTTTTGCCGAGAAGCAGACTGTCGGTGTCATACAATTCGATGCCCACCATGATTTGCGTAATACAGCGGACGGCGGACCGACAAATGGAACACCATTTAGGCGTTTGTTGGAAGATGAAATTATTGATGGGGAACATCTTGTGCAAATGGGTATTCGTGATTTTATGAACGCTGCTGCTTATGCAGATTACGCAATGGAACATGGTGTCGGTGTTTATACGATGGGGGATGTAGATGCTGTCGGTGTAACTGAACTATTGCAAAGAGAGATTAATCGGTTAGCTGAAAAGGTGGATGTTATCTATTTGTCCATTGATATGGATGTGCTTGATCAAGCATATGCACCTGGATGTCCAGCAATCGGACCTGGAGGCATGGATAGTAAAACATTACTTGATGGGGTGTTATTCGCAGCAAAACAGGAGAAAGTAAGAGCAATGGATGTGGTGGAAATTGATCCAACGATTGATTTTCGTAACATGACAAGTCGAGTGGCGGCATATGTAATGCTTCAGTTTATGAAAGGGAAAACAGAAAAAGGGCTGTGA